A DNA window from Camelina sativa cultivar DH55 chromosome 13, Cs, whole genome shotgun sequence contains the following coding sequences:
- the LOC104735556 gene encoding lamin-like protein: MARFAVLIVAVVLAILTAAPIPGVTAKKYTVGENKFWNPNINYTIWAQGKHFYLGDWLYFVFDRNQHNILEVNKTDYEGCISDHPIRNWTRGAGRDIVTLNQTKHYYLLDGKGGCYGGMKLAVKVEKLPPPPKSAPVKSIGSVSMVTGFAQFMIPVSLFAFPTMWDLISRMW; encoded by the exons aTGGCGAGATTCGCGGTGCTAATTGTGGCGGTGGTACTGGCTATTCTAACGGCGGCGCCTATACCGGGAGTGACGGCGAAGAAGTATACAGTCGGCGAAAACAAGTTCTGGAACCCAAACATTAACTACACCATCTGGGCTCAGGGCAAGCATTTCTACCTCGGTGACTGGCTTT ATTTCGTGTTCGACAGAAACCAACACAACATTCTTGAAGTGAACAAGACTGACTATGAAGGATGTATCTCCGACCACCCAATACGCAACTGGACACGTGGAGCCGGGAGAGACATTGTAACTCTCAACCAGACCAAACATTACTACCTACTCGACGGGAAGGGTGGCTGTTACGGTGGCATGAAGCTTGCTGTTAAAGTCGAGAAGCTTCCTCCTCCACCTAAATCTGCACCTGTCAAGAGCATTGGATCAGTTTCAATGGTCACTGGTTTCGCTCAGTTCATGATCCCGGTGTCTCTTTTCGCTTTCCCGACCATGTGGGATTTGATCTCAAGAATGTGGTAG